One genomic segment of Coffea arabica cultivar ET-39 chromosome 6e, Coffea Arabica ET-39 HiFi, whole genome shotgun sequence includes these proteins:
- the LOC113697078 gene encoding uncharacterized protein — protein MGEVMGSSLRSWREELASLVEDTGIRFSGEVIGISTPAFETKKFGADSSGNETSAEPESFKDQIKGFANAWGEMVVEFGRGCKDVFHQTLLTDDSYIVKKTRGPLAEVSQRLSFFGEYLPEDRDPVHACLVIFSVFVLALAVLGVNSKHYSSVPMIKKVQLHPPSAARILLPDGRYLAYHEFGVPVDRARFSLMIPHGFLFSRLAGIPGIKSSLLNEFGVHIVTYDRPGFGESDPHPDRNLNSSAVDMLNLAGALGIKDKFWILGYSDAAIHAWAALNYVPQRIAGVAMFAPLVNPYDSSMTKEEMSRTWEKWTRRRKLMYYLARRFPNFLKYFYRRTYLSGKHGQIDKWLSLSLEKGDKALIQKPAFEQLWQRNIEESIRQGSTIPFVEEAVLQVSNWGFSLVDIQVQKKCSRKGILPWLKSIYGQAECELTGFLGPIHIWQGMDDLVVPPSVTDYIARTLPNAAIHKLPEEGHFSYLFLCDDCHRQIFSTLFGSPQGPLELTDETPSGYERVINAM, from the exons ATGGGGGAGGTAATGGGATCTTCTTTGAGGTCATGGAGGGAGGAGTTAGCTAGTTTAGTTGAAGACACTGGGATAAGATTCAGTGGCGAAGTAATTGGAATTTCGACGCCAGCATTTGAGACCAAGAAATTTGGGGCTGATTCATCCGGGAATGAAACCTCGGCGGAGCCAGAGAGCTTCAAGGATCAAATCAAAGGTTTTGCCAACGCTTGGGGCGAAATGGTGGTGGAATTTGGCAGAGGCTGTAAGGATGTATTTCACCAGACCTTATTGACTGACGACTCCTACATTGTCAAGAAAACTAGAGGCCCATTGGCTGAGGTTTCTCAGAGGCTCAGCTTTTTCGGTGAGTATTTGCCGGAAGATCGCGATCCCGTGCACGCTTGCCTGGTTATATTCTCCGTTTTCGTCCTCGCCCTCGCCG TGCTGGGAGTAAATAGCAAACATTATAGTTCAGTTCCAATGATAAAAAAAGTGCAGCTGCATCCCCCAAGTGCTGCCCGTATACTGCTTCCAGATGGTAGATACTTGGCGTACCATGAATTCGGAGTTCCAGTCGACAGAGCTAGATTTTCCCTAATGATTCCAcatggttttcttttttctaggcTTGCAG GTATTCCTGGTATTAAATCTTCCCTACTAAACGAGTTTGGTGTGCACATAGTAACATACGATCGGCCTGGTTTTGGGGAGAGCGACCCTCATCCTGATAGGAACCTGAACTCCTCTGCTGTGGATATGTTAAACTTAGCAGGTGCTCTAGGTATAAAAGATAAATTTTGGATCCTGGGATATTCAGATGCAGCCATCCATGCTTGGGCTGCACTTAACTACGTACCACAACGAATCGCTG GTGTGGCAATGTTTGCCCCGCTGGTCAATCCATATGACTCGAGCATGACTAAGGAAGAAATGTCCAGAACCTGGGAAAAGTGGACACGAAGAAGGAAATTAATGTACTATTTAGCTCGAAGATttcctaactttctcaaatatTTCTACCGCCGAACTTATCTATCTGGAAAGCATGGTCAGATTGATAAGTGGCTGTCTCTATCACTAGAAAAGGGG GACAAAGCTTTGATCCAAAAACCAGCCTTTGAGCAGTTATGGCAAAGAAATATAGAGGAATCAATTCGCCAAGGTAGCACGATACCATTTGTTGAGGAAGCAGTGCTGCAGGTTTCAAACTGGGGTTTTAGCCTGGTTGATATTCAAGTGCAGAAGAAGTGTTCTAGGAAAGGCATTCTCCCATGGCTTAAGTCCATTTATGGTCAGGCAGAATGCGAATTGACTGGATTTCTTGGCCCAATTCACATATGGCAG GGAATGGATGATCTTGTGGTTCCCCCATCAGTGACTGATTATATTGCAAGAACTCTACCCAATGCTGCCATACATAAACTCCCAGAAGAAGGTCACTTTTCCTATCTTTTCTTGTGTGACGACTGCCACAGACAAATATTTTCAACCCTTTTTGGAAGCCCACAAGGTCCTCTAGAACTCACAGATGAAACTCCATCAGGGTATGAGCGGGTCATCAACGCCATGTGA
- the LOC113694840 gene encoding mitochondrial import inner membrane translocase subunit TIM14-2: MVAPLVAGLAVAAAAYAGRYGIQAWQAFKARPPTVRMRKFYDGGFQPKMTRREAALILGVRESTSLDKVKEAHRRVMVANHPDAGGSHYLASKINEAKDLMLGKAKSSSSPF, encoded by the exons ATG GTTGCACCTTTGGTGGCTGGCCTtgctgttgctgctgctgcttatGCTGGTCGATATGGTATTCAGGCATGGCAAGCCTTCAAAGCCAGGCCTCCAACAGTTAGGATGCGTAAATTTTATGATGGAGGTTTTCAGCCAAAAATGACGAGGAGGGAAGCTGCTCTAATTTTGGGAGTGAG GGAGAGCACTTCTTTAGACAAAGTAAAGGAAGCACATAGGAGGGTCATGGTTGCAAACCATCCAGATGCAGGTGGTAGTCATTATCTTGCTTCTAAAATTAATGAAGCAAAAGATTTGATGCTTGGGAAGGCCAAAAGCAGTAGTTCTCCCTTTTAA
- the LOC140009280 gene encoding protein IQ-DOMAIN 2-like, with protein MGRKGSWFSSVKKALSPKSKDKRDQKESKKKWLGKEGTSVTDSSTLETITVSHPHPVPVEEVKLTDVEDEQTKHAYSVAVATAAAAEAAVVAAQAAAEVVRLTSAAPFPGKSVEEVAAIRIQTAFRGYLARRALRALRGLVRLKSLVDGPTAKRQTANTLKCMQALSRVQSQINSRRIRMSEENRALQRQLLQKQAKELESLRMGEEWDDSLQSREQIEANLLHKYEAALRRERALAYSYSHQQTWKKSARSPNLLFMDPTNPHWGWSWLERWMAARPWEQNTGEKELNGDHSSVKSANLSIAAGEITKAFARHQLNSDNPSSPASQKPNHPSTSQSPNTPPSKLSPSIAARKLKSASPKVSVPSQDDDSRSVFSVQSERNRRHSIAGSSVRDDESLSSSASVPSYMASTQSAKAKTRLQSPLGRENGTPEKASGAPVKKRLSYPPSPARARQHSGPPRVNSSPITDHVVNGGKKE; from the exons ATGGGCAGGAAAGGAAGCTGGTTTTCTTCAGTGAAGAAGGCTCTGAGCCCAAAATCTAAGGATAAAAGAGACCAG aaggAAAGTAAGAAAAAATGGTTGGGCAAGGAGGGGACCTCAGTTACCGACTCTTCTACTCTAGAGACTATCACAGTATCTCATCCTCATCCCGTCCCAGTGGAAGAGGTGAAATTGACGGACGTAGAGGATGAACAGACGAAACATGCTTACTCCGTAGCTGTTGCCACTGCTGCAGCTGCTGAAGCTGCTGTTGTGGCCGCTCAGGCTGCTGCAGAAGTTGTTCGGCTAACTTCTGCAGCTCCATTTCCGGGGAAATCAGTGGAGGAGGTGGCAGCAATTAGGATTCAGACTGCATTCCGAGGATATCTG GCAAGGAGGGCTTTGAGAGCCCTAAGGGGGCTTGTCAGGTTGAAATCACTTGTAGATGGGCCTACTGCTAAACGCCAGACTGCAAACACCCTGAAATGCATGCAAGCTCTGTCTCGTGTGCAATCACAGATTAATTCTAGAAGGATCAGAATGTCAGAAGAGAACCGGGCTCTTCAAAGACAGCTCCTACAGAAACAAGCAAAAGAACTTGAGAGCTTGAGG ATGGGGGAGGAATGGGATGATAGTCTACAATCAAGAGAGCAAATTGAAGCAAATTTACTGCATAAATATGAAGCAGCATTGAGACGAGAAAGAGCCCTAGCATATTCATACTCCCATCAG CAAACCTGGAAAAAGTCAGCAAGATCCCCCAACTTACTGTTTATGGACCCCACGAATCCCCACTGGGGTTGGAGCTGGTTAGAAAGATGGATGGCAGCtcggccttgggagcaaaacacTGGTGAGAAAGAACTGAATGGTGACCACTCATCAGTTAAAAGTGCAAATCTGAGCATTGCAGCTGGAGAAATCACCAAGGCTTTTGCCCGTCATCAGCTAAATTCTGATAACCCTTCATCACCAGCCAGCCAAAAGCCAAATCATCCTTCCACCAGCCAGTCTCCTAATACTCCTCCATCCAAGCTGAGTCCTTCAATAGCTGCAAGAAAATTGAAATCTGCTAGCCCAAAAGTGAGTGTGCCAAGCCAAGATGATGACTCCAGGAGCGTTTTCAGCGTGCAGTCAGAGAGAAACAGGCGGCATAGTATTGCCGGGTCATCCGTGAGAGATGATGAGAGCCTGTCAAGTTCTGCATCGGTACCAAGTTACATGGCTTCCACTCAGTCAGCAAAGGCTAAGACACGCTTGCAAAGCCCGTTGGGACGCGAAAATGGGACACCAGAAAAGGCATCAGGGGCTCCTGTAAAAAAGCGTCTCTCTTATCCACCATCACCAGCTAGAGCTAGGCAGCATTCAGGTCCCCCTAGAGTTAATAGCAGCCCTATCACCGATCATGTCGTCAATGGAGGGAAAAAGGAATAA
- the LOC113695211 gene encoding beta-1,4-xylosyltransferase IRX9, protein MGSVERSRKKVQLWKKAIVHFMLCFVMGFFTGFAPTGKSSIFSSRVSVSNRSDFSPQPLEVLQYQSKFQSYNRSLLDGSPAAVPEATSKSDRDAYDDHHPPKISKEEENEGDLIPRKLVIIVTPTSMKDTRRGVLLRRLANTLRLVPQPLLWVVVEQQSDSDEASEILRKTGIMYRHLVFKENFTDMRAEMDHQINVALSHIEHHRLSGIVHFAGLSNVYDLSFFDEIRAIEAFGTWPMAFLSANRKKVNIEGPVCESSEVMGWHLKNSSNLSTDTMKPAMHVSGFAFNSSVLWDPERWGRTSSAQDTSQDSLKFVKKEVLEEETQLKGIPSDDCSKVLLWNLDISHSSVKKMVTDKR, encoded by the exons ATGGGGTCGGTCGAAAGATCAAGGAAGAAGGTCCAGTTGTGGAAGAAAGCAATTGTCCATTTTATGTTATGTTTTGTAATGGGATTCTTCACCGGCTTTGCTCCAACGGGCAAGTCTTCAATATTTTCTAGTCGCGTTTCAGTCTCGAACAGATCAGATTTTTCTCCACAACCCTTGGAAGTGCTTCAATATCAATCAAAATTCCAAAGTTATAATAGAAGTCTGTTGGATGGAAGTCCTGCTGCAGTGCCAGAGGCAACGTCGAAATCTGATCGCGACGCGTATGATGACCATCATCCTCCAAAAATATcgaaggaggaagaaaatgaaggaGACTTAATCCCAAGAAAGCTCGTGATTATCGTAACTCCAACGAGCATGAAAGATACGCGCCGAGGGGTGCTGCTCAGGAGGCTTGCAAACACGTTAAGATTGGTTCCTCAGCCGCTGCTATGGGTGGTTGTGGAGCAGCAGTCTGACTCCGATGAAGCGTCGGAGATTCTCAGAAAGACGGGCATCATGTACAGGCATTTGGTTTTCAAGGAGAACTTTACTGATATGCGAGCCGAAATGGATCATCAAATAAATGTTGCACTCAGTCATATCGAGCACCACAGACTAAGTGGCATAGTTCATTTTGCAGGGCTCTCCAACGTGTATGATCTCAGTTTCTTCGACGAGATCAGAGCCATTGA GGCATTTGGGACGTGGCCTATGGCGTTCTTATCAGCAAATAGAAAGAAGGTTAATATAGAAGGACCTGTATGCGAATCATCAGAAGTCATGGGCTGGCATCTGAAGAACTCGAGCAATCTGTCAACAGATACGATGAAACCCGCAATGCACGTCTCAGGCTTTgcattcaacagctcagttttATGGGATCCAGAGAGATGGGGTCGTACTTCATCTGCCCAAGACACCTCTCAG GATTCACTAAAATTCGTGAAGAAAGAAGTTCTTGAAGAGGAGACGCAATTGAAAGGAATTCCATCAGATGATTGCTCCAAAGTATTACTGTGGAATCTCGACATTTCACATTCCAGCGTAAAAAAGATGGTTACCGATAAACGATAA
- the LOC113696235 gene encoding pentatricopeptide repeat-containing protein At3g53360, mitochondrial, which produces MIQRLKPRLAFTCTNAKLGTLATPTPNFQNEQSSNDYISSICKQKLFKEALKAFDFIEKNTSYNVYPSTYTHLISSCASLRFLERGRKIHKHILMSNFQADMILQNHILNMYGKCGSVTDARKVFDEMAERNVVSWTSVIASYSQNDQEIEAINLYSQMLQADLLPDQYTFGSIIKACSSLSEVMLGRQLHAHVIKSEHGSHLIAQNALITMYTKFGLIIDAQDVFLRINLKDLISWSSMIAGFSQLGYELEALYCFKEMLRQSNCEPNEFVFGSVFTACGRLIQPEYGRQIHGVSIKFGFERNEYSGCAVTDMYGKCGLLGASETAFFQIEDPDVVSWNAIISGFAYGGESNKALSTFSQMRNLNLKPDDVTIRSLLCAFTSPSYVLQAKQIHSYIIKTGFDLDVPVCNTLLSIYASCSDVAEAFKIFYEIQCKADLVSWNAIISVCMQNDRAEKAFSLLNLMLLSPNKPDHITVVNVLVCCGKVTSLEMGDQTHCYACKTALKQDLAIMNGLVDMYVKCGSLENAQKLFDCIENPDVVLWSSLIVGYAQFGYGEAALKLFTRMRNSGVKPNEVTFVGVLTACSHVGLVEEGLHLFNTMEMQHRIAPTREHCSCVVDLLARAGCINEAEAFINQMAFDPDIVVWKTLLAACRTHKNIEIGKRAAENILKIDPYNSTAHVLLSSIYASTGYWKDFAALRNLMKQKGVRKVPGQSWIEVKDKIHVFSAEDGLHPERGKIYIMLEEMFLQMLDAGYVPIQR; this is translated from the coding sequence ATGATACAAAGGTTGAAACCCAGACTAGCTTTTACCTGTACTAATGCCAAACTGGGCACTCTAGCAACTCCAACTCCTAATTTCCAGAATGAACAGTCTAGTAATGATTACATAAGCTCCATCTGCAAGCAAAAATTATTTAAAGAAGCTCTCAAGGCATTTGACTTCATAGAAAAGAATACCTCCTATAATGTTTATCCTAGTACCTATACTCATTTGATCTCCTCCTGTGCATCTTTAAGATTTCTAGAACGTGGGAGGAAAATCCATAAGCATATTTTGATGTCCAACTTTCAGGCTGACATGATCCTTCAGAATCATATTCTTAACATGTATGGAAAATGCGGTTCAGTGACAGATGCTCGAAAGGTCTTTGATGAGATGGCAGAGAGGAATGTGGTTTCTTGGACTTCAGTTATTGCTAGCTACTCTCAAAatgatcaagaaattgaagcaATAAACCTTTACTCTCAAATGCTACAGGCAGACCTTTTGCCTGATCAATATACATTTGGAAGCATAATAAAAGCTTGCTCAAGTTTGAGTGAGGTTATGTTAGGGAGGCAGTTGCATGCTCATGTCATCAAGTCAGAGCACGGTTCTCATCTTATAGCTCAAAATGCCCTGATTACAATGTACACAAAGTTCGGTCTAATTATCGATGCACAGGATGTATTTTTGCGGATTAACTTAAAGGATTTAATTTCTTGGAGTTCAATGATTGCTGGGTTTTCACAACTTGGCTACGAATTAGAAGCTCTATACTGTTTCAAGGAGATGCTTCGGCAAAGTAATTGCGAGCCAAATGAATTTGTTTTTGGCAGTGTTTTTACTGCCTGTGGAAGGCTTATCCAGCCAGAATACGGGAGACAGATACATGGGGTGAGTATAAAGTTTGGGTTTGAGAGAAATGAATATTCTGGTTGCGCTGTTACTGATATGTATGGAAAATGTGGTTTACTTGGTGCTTCAGAAACTGCTTTTTTCCAGATAGAAGACCCTGATGTAGTGTCATGGAATGCCATTATTTCTGGGTTTGCTTATGGTGGTGAATCAAACAAAGCATTGTCAACATTCTCCCAAATGAGGAACTTAAACTTGAAGCCCGATGATGTTACTATTCGATCTTTGCTGTGCGCCTTCACAAGTCCATCATATGTGCTTCAGGCAAAGCAAATACACTCCTACATTATCAAAACAGGTTTTGATCTAGATGTCCCAGTGTGTAATACATTGCTGTCAATTTATGCCAGTTGTTCAGATGTAGCTGAGGCATTTAAAATCTTCTACGAGATTCAATGCAAAGCAGATCTGGTTTCTTGGAACGCTATTATTTCTGTATGCATGCAAAACGATCGGGCTGAAAAGGCTTTCTCTTTATTAAACCTGATGCTACTGTCTCCAAACAAGCCCGATCATATTACTGTTGTAAATGTGCTAGTCTGTTGTGGGAAAGTCACTTCTTTAGAAATGGGAGATCAAACTCATTGTTATGCATGTAAAACTGCTCTCAAGCAGGACTTGGCCATCATGAATGGACTGGTTGACATGTATGTTAAGTGTGGATCTCTTGAAAATGCTCAGAAGCTCTTTGACTGCATTGAAAACCCTGATGTCGTTTTGTGGAGTTCTCTCATTGTTGGCTATGCACAGTTTGGGTATGGTGAAGCAGCCTTGAAACTGTTTACAAGAATGAGAAATTCAGGCGTAAAGCCAAATGAAGTGACCTTTGTTGGAGTTCTGACAGCTTGTAGTCATGTTGGTCTGGTCGAGGAAGGATTGCACTTGTTCAATACTATGGAAATGCAACATAGGATAGCACCTACAAGAGAGCATTGCTCGTGTGTTGTTGACTTACTTGCTCGAGCTGGTTGCATCAATGAAGCAGAAGCTTTCATTAATCAAATGGCTTTTGATCCAGATATTGTGGTGTGGAAAACTCTTTTAGCTGCCTGTAGGACCcacaaaaatattgaaattggGAAAAGGGCTGCAGAGAATATTCTGAAAATCGATCCTTACAATTCTACTGCTCATGTGCTACTTTCCAGTATATATGCTTCTACTGGCTATTGGAAAGATTTTGCTGCATTGAGGAACTTGATGAAACAAAAGGGTGTCAGAAAAGTTCCAGGCCAGAGTTGGATAGAAGTTAAAGATAAAATCCATGTATTTTCTGCAGAAGATGGTTTGCATCCAGAAAGAGGCAAAATATATATTATGCTAGAGGAAATGTTCTTGCAGATGCTGGATGCTGGCTATGTCCCTATCCAGAGATGA
- the LOC140009284 gene encoding protein OSB2, chloroplastic-like: MNFLKRAITSQLSHSSHPSRKPLFLLRPVTQSSYYSTTYKLNNPQTNKPRTQKPPQEPSGSSSSLTWSQRVKKQSEELTVWPRPSEIPFQAKVANLVNLIGHITTPIKFQSTPDGKYLSGAVFSQENETLDIPVVFEGDLAHVVASHVKKNDCVYVVGRLSEDPLPFVLSESQGKFHLLVENINFVQGFEKKAFDFKSKKSSASDAARNAPSKTAIAEGENDASEKYSGKTVETGNFEPKISQTSLRNADTRRDGDSVWRDLVNNPTHWRDYREQKLKGLVKEKYPDFKNKDDGTALWLNKAPEFVWSGLQRLDFDGYAPKQKNMSVGKDEESWKSLVENPSKWWDNRVGKKNAKSPDFKHKETGDALWLNSSPDWVLSKLPPLKEPQTAPAGKKNMQAT; the protein is encoded by the coding sequence ATGAATTTCCTTAAGCGAGCAATTACATCCCAGCTTTCTCATTCTTCTCATCCATCAAGAAAGCCCCTCTTCTTACTCCGCCCCGTCACCCAGTCTTCATATTATTCCACGACCTATAAGCTCAACAACCCGCAAACCAACAAACCCAGAACCCAGAAGCCACCACAAGAACCATCAGGATCGTCTTCTTCGTTGACTTGGTCTCAAAGAGTGAAGAAACAGTCAGAAGAATTGACTGTTTGGCCGAGGCCAAGTGAAATTCCCTTCCAAGCCAAGGTTGCAAATTTAGTGAATCTTATTGGTCACATCACCACTCCGATTAAGTTTCAATCCACCCCAGATGGTAAGTACCTGTCTGGTGCCGTTTTTTCCCAAGAAAATGAAACTTTAGACATTCCTGTGGTATTTGAGGGTGATTTAGCACATGTTGTGGCCTCTCATGTGAAGAAAAACGACTGTGTTTATGTGGTTGGGCGATTGAGTGAGGATCCATTGCCCTTTGTCCTGAGTGAGAGTCAAGGAAAATTTCATCTGTTGGTTGAAAATATCAACTTCGTGCAGGGCTTTGAGAAAAAGGCTTTTGATttcaaaagcaagaaaagttcAGCGTCTGACGCTGCTCGAAATGCCCCGTCAAAAACTGCAATTGCTGAAGGTGAAAATGATGCCAGTGAGAAGTATTCAGGGAAGACGGTAGAGACTGGGAACTTTGAGCCAAAAATCTCTCAGACCAGCTTGAGAAATGCTGACACCAGGAGAGATGGGGACTCTGTTTGGAGGGATCTTGTGAACAATCCAACGCATTGGAGGGATTACCGCGAACAGAAGCTTAAAGGATTGGTAAAGGAAAAATACCCAGACTTTAAGAACAAGGATGATGGTACTGCGCTTTGGCTAAACAAAGCTCCCGAATTTGTTTGGTCAGGGCTTCAAAGGCTGGATTTTGATGGTTATGCCCCTAAACAGAAGAATATGAGCGTTGGTAAAGATGAGGAATCTTGGAAGAGTTTGGTGGAAAATCCGAGCAAATGGTGGGACAACAGAGTGGgtaagaagaatgcaaaatCCCCTGACTTTAAGCACAAAGAAACAGGGGATGCGCTATGGCTTAACAGCTCGCCAGATTGGGTTTTGTCTAAGTTGCCACCACTGAAAGAGCCACAAACTGCCCCTGCTGGCAAGAAGAATATGCAGGCTACTTGA